The sequence ttgtgatccacacagtcaaaggctttggcatagtcaatatagcagaaatagatgtttttctggaactctcttcctttttccatagAACTCTCTAAAGTATGTGAAGACTGTGACCTAAATTTGTGATCTATCAAGAAAAGTGAGGGCAGCTTTGAGATATGTAAGCACAAGTTCAGACAACTCAGGGAGGGATGTTTAAGAAGAGAAGATGATGCTGTAGAGAATGGGGACAATCATAGGCAATATCAcccaatttctattttattccaaggAAACATCCTCCACAAATGGCCTTGAGGAACCGCAGCACCATCACCGAGTTTATCCTCACTGGGCTGTCAGACGACCCCTACATCCAGGCTCTGCTCTTTGTGCTCTTCCTGGTGATTTACCTCCTGACCGTGATGGGGAACCTGACGATGCTGCTGGTGATCAGGGctgactcccacctccacacGCCCATGTACTTCTTCTTGAGTAATCTATCATTCCTAGACCTCTGCTTCTCTTGTGTCACTCTGCCCAAGCTCCTGAAGGACCTCCTGTCTGAGAAGAAGACCATCTCTGTCGAGAGCTGCCTGACTCAGgtcttctttgtgtttttctcttcAGGAACTGAAGCCTGTCTCCTctcagtgatggcctatgaccgctatgccGCAATCTGCCACCCCCTGCACTATGGCCAGGTGATGAGCAACCAGTTCTGTGTGAGGCTGGTGTTGATCTCATGGGGCCTGGCCTCTCTCAATGCATTTGTCATTGTGCTCCTGGCTATTAGCCTGGATTTCTGTGAGGCCCAAACCATCCACCACTACACCTGTGAGCTGCCTGCCCTTTTCCCCCTGTCTTGTTCTGATATCTCTATTGTTACCAATA is a genomic window of Bos indicus x Bos taurus breed Angus x Brahman F1 hybrid unplaced genomic scaffold, Bos_hybrid_MaternalHap_v2.0 tig00002348_arrow_arrow_obj, whole genome shotgun sequence containing:
- the LOC113888838 gene encoding olfactory receptor 8S1-like, producing MALRNRSTITEFILTGLSDDPYIQALLFVLFLVIYLLTVMGNLTMLLVIRADSHLHTPMYFFLSNLSFLDLCFSCVTLPKLLKDLLSEKKTISVESCLTQVFFVFFSSGTEACLLSVMAYDRYAAICHPLHYGQVMSNQFCVRLVLISWGLASLNAFVIVLLAISLDFCEAQTIHHYTCELPALFPLSCSDISIVTNILLCSSLLHGLGTFIPIFFSYARIISTILSISSTKGRSKAFSTCSSHLIAVILFFGSGFLCYLMPPSGSSLDLLLSVQYSAVTPMLNPLIYSLKNKEVKAAVKRTLGKYL